AAGCTGAGTAAGCTCAATGGAATTTAACTGtctttaatttgattatttacacctgtgattttccctCAATGACCTGTCcacatggctgctgtgcaaaaggCCCGTTATCAAATAAACCATTGTTTACATCCACACAACTCTTGAAGTTAATGCTGAAATAGAATAAAACAGGGAATaactaattaaataaataactaataaatccagcatcccttttttttttgatgcccTGAAGTTAAAAGTAACTTCTGTTACAGTGCTACCCTCTGGTGGTTCTGATGAAACACTGCACTGGGGTTGGGTGATAgttaatattcttttttttttttttttttttcttttttttaaccaaaaccAATATATCCAACTGCTAGAAATTCAGGAAcgttgtctttttctttgttaccacacactgcaacacacaTATTATTGAGCTTATATTGCTAATCCTAACCTTTAAAATGCACAGTCACTCCCAAGCATAAGAAATTAATCTCTGGAAAACTTCTAGGTATCTATTATTCTAGGTCCACAAACTGTTTGAGgaaaaatgagaataatatgtcatttaaaatgaattttgaTTGTCCTCTCACGAACCATCTGCATTACCGTAATGATCCACCATGGGGCAGCAGCTCTCACTATGAGAACTCCAACGTAGTTGTCAGgacaattacaaaacaaatatgacaaattATTCTTAAGATTACAACTATGTCTCACACAAACCGTAACCTAATTATAACAGAAATGACCACACAGTAATTGTACAACAGTTTCTTTGTACATGTTGTCATTTATTAAATATCaacatattaaattaaaaatgacatttgaccttacatttaaaaaaaacaacctaaccatctgcatttttatttggatttttttgcttgtttttcttctctaaaATGCCAGAGTTCAGCTCAGCTGCTACATAAAGTACTCACTGACGTGTAAGAAGCTGAACCATGGCATCGAAATCAGTCATGTCAGTGCATCgtcgtttttaaaaaaaaaagcctgagaAAGGTCATGGCACACGGGTGTGAGATTCATACATGTAAAGATCAAGTCTGTGCATGTTACACGTGAGGAAAACGGCTGAGTCAAGCACACGGAAGGGAAAAGGAGTGAAGGACAAAACACTGTCTGAATAAAATAACTGTGCCACGTGAACCACAGCTGAGACAGTTCGTATTCGTTTtctcaaaacatttttttttttatcttatttgttgaaatcctcttccCGTCCTGATAGCCTTCAAAAGTAAAAGTCTGGGGGACATGACGTAGGCTACATCCATTGCTTTTAAGAGAGGGCAGATTATGTGTAGGATTCATTGTGCAGTGCAGCCTGTGGAGATCAAccaacgtgaatattttctggtttccttgctcTGTATCAAATGGAATGTgtggtttggggacaaaacaagacatttaagaacatcatcataatttccaggtttgaaaaacaccgATGACCAAAccattactcgattaatcgagaaaattatctttttttcccaTATATTTATGTGCATCTGATTAAAGATAACTCTTCAATGCTGacgtaataataatgataataaaaaatgtgcTTAACACCAGTAACTAGTTATTGAATAACACTTATTGTCCGTCTCTCCAAGGTACAATTTATGTTGGCACTATAGTGCAGTTATacacagtattttcaataaaaataatgtataaactaaatatttaaaacgtGAAACAGGTCCTcggaaagcaaaaaaataaataaacataggGATTGAAAACATTTAGTGACATAGCAACAGGTTTCTGGctgatttattattaaaaaatggcaaatatcTGCCTGATTAATCGCTCTAACCTCTTGTGGTTTGCTGTTGCAACATTCACCACACTCCtacagattttcttttgttcccCAGACAACTGTATTTAGTTAAGACCGTCATTAAGTGAAGAGAATTTCACCAAATAACACAATTAAGTGTTTTCCCAAACAAACTATGGTCTCAAGCTTTGAGATACAGTGAATCCCAGAAATCctgtaaatgttactgtttcACTGAAGGCACAGATTGTGTTCGATTAAAAAGTCTGTCGTTTAAAATCAAACTCCAAACACACGATGGTCTGACGACATGAAAAACAACGACTCTCGTCGTATAAATCGTTAGTAGTGGGCGACTAAAAAGTGTCTGTCAAagtcttctttgtttgtgtgagattTAAAACTTTCTCtcagtggttttattttattttttttatcctgagTAAGTCTTTCACTCAGCTGCTCCAGAGTCAAATCCCCACACCAAGTCACGAGGAATCACATTCCTCTCGGTCCAACAGATTCTCTGGCGTCTTTACAACTCTGGCGGTCCAAGCCTGTGCGTGTCCACGATGCGTCGCTGCATCAGAGGCTCAGAGGAGCAGCGGCGTGTGCTCGCCCGCTGGCTCCATGCGCTTGGTGAGCTGCCGCACTCGGGCCATGAGGCGGTTGGGCAGAGGGGGGAAGTGGTGGCTCGGGTCCAGCACGTTGGTCTTGCGGCGCTCGCGCTCCTGCATCCACATGAGGTACGGGCTGGGCGGGAAGAACGGCCGAGAGCGCTCGCGGTACAGTTGCAGGACGATGCCGCACACGCCAAGCACCACCCACACTGTGATCAGGATGTAGTCTGggtgaaggaaggaagaaatCAGCCCAAGGCCACACCCACAACAATACTacgacatttttatttaaaaataagagaAGAACGATCTCTGTCCAGATGAGCATTTTAGGTCCCGTTCAGAGGTAATCTGTGTCCATACTAATACACAtacaaatgtgtatatatatatatatatatatatatatatatatacatatatatacacatatatatacacatatatatatatatatgtactttttTTAACTGGGAAGAGTAAAAGGGACCACATAGCACCAGTTCTGGCTTTCTTCCATCGGCTTCCTGTCCAACTTAGGAtcaattttaagattttaaataGACTAGCTCCaccttatttatgtatttaagaCCCACCTCTTGTCTTTGGCTTCTTGGTTGTGGTTGGGTTGATCGCGTGGAATGAGAGAATGAacgtgtttttgtgcacgtcattcttttctctctctcaaggTTGTTTTATCCTGTTTTAATCCATTTAAGACATTGTGCGATCAAGGCTGTAAAGCACGTTGGTCAACTATGGTTGTTTTTAAAACGTGCTGCTACATAATTCAATTTGACATTGACATGAGAACAAtcgtgatttcttttttttttatattagacTGACGATTGTTTTGTGAGATGATTGTATTTAAACCTGTACTTACAAGTAGTCAGGCGTCATCTGATTGCAATCggatcacagaaaatgcattttaatgccaggtgttaAGTCTCTGTTTTggggacttaaaaaaaacacccggcGTAGTGTGCAGGGTATCTGAGTATTTGGAGTCTATTTTGATGTTTAACATCTTAAAGTTTACGTTACTGGTCTCAAGCGTGAACTCACCGATGGTCTGGAACGGCACGTCCGTGAACATGGCGCTGAAGTTGTTGTTGAGCAGGCGTTTGAGGATGTTCAGTGCGATGAAGGAGAGGCTGGTGTACATGTAGGCGTTGACGGCCAGAATCACAGCGTAAGCGCCGACAATGCCACACGTGCAGATGTTACCCTGGAGGCATTTGAAAAAGCAGAATCAGAGATTTAGTTGActgaaaaacaatcacaatttatttataaGAACATATAAAATAggttttcatgtctgttttcaATCGTAATACATTAGAATGGAAATAAGTACATTGAAATAATAGCACTTCTACAAAACTAAAATGCTAAATTTAAGTAAAGGAGCAGTTTAACATTTTTGAGAGATGCTTTCATGCCGTCACATGAGGAAAAACTCTCTTGGCAACAGACGGCAAAGCTCAGTGAGCACGAGGAATCACTTAGCTGAGAAATGTATAAACAAGGATTTGTCACTGGGCAGATACTGGAATTTTCCCACCATAAAAAGACAacttaatatttttgtttaagtTCTGTTAGTTTACACTTTTATGAAATGGTGTGCTTTAAAGTGAAGCGAAGGTCAGCAGCACCTCTAGTTCAATGCATATGCTGGACAGTAAATCTGTTGCCAAGAATATTGAacttataacaataataataataataatgaaaaacatatATACTACTACATAAAGATCCCAGGGTGTAATATTTAGGAGGGCTAATTGGCAGAAATTGCATCTACTTTCCAAAATGTTTGTATAATTGTACAAAAAGTACAATATTTCTATAGAAGCCCGATGAAAGGAACATGCATTGATAGAAGAAGTGTTTGCCCACATTAGGTAACTTTAACCTCTGAAAGGGAcctaatgacaaataaagaagaagacgGAGGAAATGGTAGACTGAGTGGGAACatgtgaaagagtgtttacatcctggTTCTCTGACACGCTTGAAAAAAGGTGTTGCATTCTACAGTTACAGTATGTTTGTATTATGAAACTTAAATGTGACGCTGTGGTGAGGAGGTGTAGGTGTAAAAAGCCGTTACCTCTCTGGGCCAACGCACAAAGAAGAGTGGCACAATGATCATGATGCAGCAGAACGTCACCCAGAAAACGACATCCGATTGTCTGAAGACATCAAGGTCACCTGGAAGAAGTAGCACAGCACATGGTATACAGCTGTGTTAAAAGAACTTTACAGAGGATTCTGTGATTTAATGTGGAAAACTAATAGTGACTTCTGTTTGGGGAACACGCAGAATTTCGTTTTCTCACCCAGAGGAGTGAAGAAGACGGTGGAGGCGATGAGAAAGCCGAGCATCAGGCCGACCACGACGATACAGGCCATGACCGAGCCGAAACGCCACCAGCTCATCACCAGAAGAACCCCGCCCACCACGCCGATCACTGCCGACACAGCCAGGCGAACTGTGGAGGGACGGAAGcagacattgtttttatttccttgcTGCAACTGTCTGTTATTATACTTCAGCTTTATTAGTGTAAACAATGAgaagtagataaaaaaaaaactcacgaTCATAGTTCAGCTCTGTGGTCCTTGTGATCagcacaaagaagaaaaacgcTGCAAAGCTAAAGCCCATGCAGAACAGCTCTGTGGGAGATATTAAAGAGATAAAGGCTGcacatatgtgtttgtttaataactaaaacaagatgtttcagcttctttaatgtaaacatgttccagtttctttgtttcatttaacaaaaaaaactaaattaaaacatttgttcatttatttcgAGATTGGGACACACCAAtcagcattttaacattttaaggaccaaacaactaatcgattcatcaggaaaataatcaacatattaattgtgaaaataatcattagtcgcGCCATGTAGCCTTTAAATGCAGCAGCTGGAACTGGATGGAACCACGTGTTCCGGAATAAAGAGGTTATGCACTTGATCTAACGTCTCACTCTGGCATTTATTAGAGAACTACTGGCAGCATCAAAGTCATGGGTTGGAGTTTGgaacaaatacatttaagcTTCGCACGAAAGATCACATGAGAGGAAGACCATGCTCAAGACCagtaatcattttcatttttaaatgcataaagaaacagagaagcacacactggacctaataaaatggcatactgtatgtatgttggAGAGCCAGAGCTTTGCTTCGTTTCTATGAGAAagtttacatttacaaacatgacCTTGTATCTCACTGGCCTTTTCCTCATGCTCCTGAAGTGAAATGTGactgaacaaaaacagtacTTCGCTCAACAAAgtttgggtttgattcccagacctcaagagagaaaaaaaaagaaaaaagacgtAATGATTTATAGCTCCAAACAAAAAAGGCTGACCTGACGCTACGATGGAACCAGaagtagagagaaaaaaattaatatgCCCCAGCTGTACTAAAAACCACTTTGCTGTTGCTGGTATTTTAAACCATAACttacattttatgaaaatgaatgtaagtgtTATTAACTGCAATGCTGATAAGATTAAAATACATagacattatttaaaacaagaCTCCTTACCACATTTGAAGAATCGGTGTCCaaaaaagcagacaaacagGCCCACCAAGCCAGTGATGgtgaaaaacacttttgttgatacctttcctaaaaaaaaattaaaaaaaatagtcataataataataatataaatccAATTGATCAACTGTTTTCAGAACAGTGCAGCTCAAGTTTCAACCTGATGTAAGAACTAGATCACGCGATGCAGGTCTAGTTCAGTTTTACATGGATCACTGATTCTTTTATTACCACCGTATAATAGTATAAACCTGTTTAAATGAGCAAATTTGCAGCGACTCAATCCATTGGACACAGATTGTCTTATCAGCTTTTGCTCCAATCATCAaggttaatgtgtttttcatctgttttgACAGCCTTGCTAAATCATTTCTGGAGCCAGgcaaagacacacattcattatcTGGCAGTTAGCATAGCTGTTAACAGTGCTAAATATGCAATAATAAGATAGTAAAAATCCAAGGTATAGCCATTAGATTTAGTGTGAAAGCGGCTTTAGGTGCTCACCCAGAGTTTGACAGCCATCCAGGGTGGAAGCAAAGCTACAGGCATAGGTGTGAACAGGGATGTAGGGGGCTGAAGTGTTCCACAGTGGGTCTCTGACAATGACCGAGTAAATGATGCCCTGGCCGGGGATGGAGTTGAACACCGCCATGCTCATATCTGATGACGACAGTGTCATGACCTGCAGGGAGACAGTGTGACGGGCTGTGTGTCAGCTGACCCTACTTGTCaataagaaaaacagatttccaCGGTTTAATCATGTGTGCGTTTATGCTGCTTACATGTTTGCCATTCTGCATCATACCACTGATGTCAGCCACGGCCTGAATGCCACTGAACAGGCTGCGCTCTGATAGGTCATTCTCGGGCAGGAAG
This Solea solea chromosome 3, fSolSol10.1, whole genome shotgun sequence DNA region includes the following protein-coding sequences:
- the tm7sf3 gene encoding transmembrane 7 superfamily member 3; amino-acid sequence: MSLWTWSPLLLLLLLHSICEVNAQVENRVVFLPGMFQNVNISQNETVQAMVSGIPPEVAFITLQFHTQHHNVTLSYNRMPSLDLSMTAVDSGLLSSLLPAQISLSLFLSSPNSDTVASIGVILPLSSTDPVPGACNMESNLDVDPNLNIHYNLYETTIRFAPANTGYARGNSPPLCDESTGADTRWRLQYDIYQYFLPENDLSERSLFSGIQAVADISGMMQNGKHVMTLSSSDMSMAVFNSIPGQGIIYSVIVRDPLWNTSAPYIPVHTYACSFASTLDGCQTLGKVSTKVFFTITGLVGLFVCFFGHRFFKCELFCMGFSFAAFFFFVLITRTTELNYDLRLAVSAVIGVVGGVLLVMSWWRFGSVMACIVVVGLMLGFLIASTVFFTPLGDLDVFRQSDVVFWVTFCCIMIIVPLFFVRWPREGNICTCGIVGAYAVILAVNAYMYTSLSFIALNILKRLLNNNFSAMFTDVPFQTIDYILITVWVVLGVCGIVLQLYRERSRPFFPPSPYLMWMQERERRKTNVLDPSHHFPPLPNRLMARVRQLTKRMEPAGEHTPLLL